The Beijerinckiaceae bacterium RH AL1 genome has a segment encoding these proteins:
- the cbbR gene encoding HTH-type transcriptional regulator CbbR (ID:RHAL1_02282;~source:Prodigal:2.6) translates to MRRLTLKQLQTVRAVAESGTIATAADILRVTPAALTARIKLLESDVGLAFFDRAGGRLRLTDAGQEVVNTTIRMEMLLVELGNTLAAIKGKHAGRIAVGIISTAKYFATRLVAAYSKQNPRIELQLAIGNRQETIRALRDYGIDIALMGQPPTDFQVISQAIGAHPQVLVAPADHPLVGRRGLEKEDLAKESFIIREEGSGTRTVFDYFFDGGSRPAIKFEIGSNETIKQAVMAGLGLSLISAHTIEAEVSAGRLAILDVKGLPIIRQWYLVRRANWTPTPVGEAIWDFAAAHAAEFMPHVAMPEPVLEDA, encoded by the coding sequence ATGCGTCGCCTGACACTGAAGCAATTGCAGACCGTTCGCGCCGTCGCTGAAAGCGGCACGATCGCCACCGCCGCCGACATCCTGCGGGTGACGCCGGCCGCGCTGACGGCCCGCATCAAGCTTCTGGAGAGCGACGTTGGCCTTGCGTTCTTCGACCGCGCCGGCGGCCGGCTGCGCCTGACGGATGCCGGGCAGGAGGTCGTCAACACCACGATCCGCATGGAGATGCTGCTCGTCGAGCTCGGCAACACGCTCGCCGCGATCAAGGGCAAGCACGCCGGCCGGATCGCGGTCGGTATCATCTCGACGGCCAAGTATTTCGCGACGCGGCTCGTGGCGGCCTACTCGAAGCAGAATCCGCGCATCGAGCTGCAGCTGGCGATCGGCAATCGTCAGGAGACGATCCGCGCGCTGCGCGACTACGGCATCGACATCGCGCTGATGGGCCAGCCGCCGACCGACTTCCAGGTGATCAGCCAGGCGATCGGCGCGCATCCGCAGGTGCTCGTCGCCCCCGCCGACCATCCGCTGGTCGGGCGCCGCGGGCTGGAGAAGGAAGACCTCGCCAAGGAGAGCTTCATCATCCGCGAGGAAGGCTCGGGCACGCGCACCGTGTTCGACTACTTCTTCGACGGAGGCAGCCGGCCGGCGATCAAATTCGAGATCGGGTCGAACGAGACGATCAAGCAGGCGGTGATGGCAGGGCTCGGGTTGAGCCTCATCTCGGCGCACACGATCGAGGCCGAGGTGTCGGCGGGGCGTCTCGCCATCCTGGACGTGAAGGGCCTGCCGATCATTCGGCAGTGGTATCTCGTGCGCCGCGCCAACTGGACACCGACGCCGGTCGGCGAGGCGATTTGGGATTTTGCTGCGGCGCATGCGGCCGAGTTCATGCCGCATGTGGCGATGCCGGAGCCGGTGCTCGAGGACGCCTGA